From a region of the Candidatus Poribacteria bacterium genome:
- a CDS encoding Ig-like domain-containing protein — protein sequence MTYSATITPSGTGTLRISVPAGAADDGAGNTSNASAHVDVSVDTEAPTPTITVPMTPQNGAFDATIDFGETVTGFVKADVTVGGTATHTVGALSGGTNGSYTLRITPTTSGTITIDVAANVATDGGSNSNNAATQATVTIDKDPPMPTITAPTTDQKDAFDVTIDFGEDVTGFVVGDLTVAGATKASNWKSGDAGPQTYTITLTPTAADGTEGTVTIDVNANVAMDAATNNNTAATQASVSIDKKRPTVMITGAPTAEQKSAFDLTITFNEDVTGFAADDLTVTGEATVTTVAAVGTSKTNYTATITPNAAKEGDVTVKVNANAATDEAGNGNIVSAATGNIHIDTIVPTVSVSGFPTAEQNAAYDLTVTFSEPVNGFAVPADLTLGLTREAGATPIAAAALKSGSDGDAVYTVTITPNAAGTEGDVTVTVDANSVQDFALNNNTASTETTSVHVDTIIPTVSVTGFPTIEKNVAYDLTVTFSEEVNGFAVPADLTVTGPVTASLASGSDGDIVYTVTITPNANDEGDVTVRVNASTVQDFARNDNTASPETDVVHVDTIPPTVSVAVTPPTVEAGGYTAAERNAPYLLTVTFSEEVNGFRKKSTIFGYPGTSRSRTS from the coding sequence ATGACTTATTCGGCGACAATCACACCCTCTGGCACAGGCACCTTGCGGATATCGGTACCTGCGGGTGCTGCCGACGATGGTGCCGGCAATACCAGTAACGCATCGGCGCATGTAGATGTCTCTGTGGATACGGAAGCACCAACACCGACGATTACCGTGCCAATGACCCCGCAGAACGGTGCCTTTGATGCGACGATTGACTTCGGTGAAACTGTGACGGGTTTTGTAAAGGCTGATGTTACGGTAGGCGGAACGGCGACCCACACAGTCGGGGCCCTATCCGGCGGTACCAATGGTTCCTATACATTGCGGATAACCCCAACGACTTCTGGGACAATAACCATTGATGTAGCTGCCAATGTTGCCACGGATGGTGGTAGCAATAGCAACAACGCAGCGACACAAGCCACGGTGACAATTGATAAAGACCCACCTATGCCAACAATTACCGCACCCACGACCGATCAGAAAGATGCGTTTGATGTGACGATTGATTTCGGTGAGGATGTGACGGGTTTTGTGGTGGGTGATCTGACAGTTGCGGGTGCGACGAAGGCGAGTAATTGGAAATCCGGTGATGCAGGTCCACAGACCTACACAATCACCCTCACACCGACAGCTGCAGATGGTACAGAAGGCACAGTGACGATTGATGTGAATGCAAATGTCGCAATGGATGCCGCTACCAATAACAATACGGCAGCGACACAAGCGAGCGTATCTATAGATAAGAAACGTCCGACAGTCATGATTACAGGGGCACCGACGGCGGAGCAGAAGAGTGCGTTTGATCTCACCATCACGTTCAACGAAGATGTGACGGGTTTTGCGGCGGATGACCTAACGGTCACAGGCGAGGCGACAGTGACAACAGTGGCAGCGGTAGGAACGAGCAAGACAAACTATACAGCGACGATTACGCCGAATGCTGCGAAAGAGGGGGATGTCACCGTCAAGGTCAATGCGAATGCTGCCACGGATGAGGCGGGGAATGGGAATATCGTTTCAGCGGCAACAGGTAACATTCATATAGACACGATTGTGCCGACGGTCTCTGTGAGCGGTTTCCCGACGGCGGAGCAAAATGCTGCTTATGACCTAACGGTGACGTTCTCGGAACCCGTCAACGGTTTTGCGGTGCCTGCGGATCTGACGCTCGGATTAACGCGTGAAGCCGGTGCGACCCCAATTGCAGCGGCAGCCTTAAAGTCGGGTTCTGATGGCGATGCTGTCTATACCGTAACCATCACACCGAATGCGGCAGGGACAGAAGGTGATGTGACGGTCACTGTTGATGCCAACAGCGTCCAAGATTTTGCCCTCAATAACAACACGGCTTCAACGGAGACGACTTCGGTGCATGTAGATACGATTATCCCGACGGTCTCTGTGACTGGCTTCCCGACGATAGAGAAAAATGTTGCTTACGATTTAACGGTGACGTTCTCGGAGGAGGTCAACGGTTTTGCGGTGCCTGCGGATCTGACGGTCACGGGTCCTGTGACGGCAAGCCTTGCCTCGGGTTCGGATGGCGATATTGTGTATACGGTGACAATCACGCCGAATGCGAATGATGAAGGAGATGTGACGGTCAGGGTCAATGCGAGTACCGTCCAAGACTTCGCACGCAATGACAACACCGCTTCACCAGAGACAGATGTTGTCCATGTGGACACAATTCCGCCGACGGTCTCCGTCGCCGTCACGCCACCGACGGTGGAGGCGGGCGGGTATACGGCTGCGGAACGCAACGCCCCTTACCTCCTAACCGTGACGTTCTCGGAGGAGGTCAACGGTTTTCGGAAGAAGTCAACGATTTTCGGGTACCCGGGGACTTCACGCTCCCGGACCTCGTAA
- a CDS encoding leucine-rich repeat domain-containing protein gives MTPNEDVQGNLFIEVNAETVRDFALNLNPESVATTQPVRIDTIAPTVEITDLPTGVKGEPFDVTITFAEAVNGFTTEAIALMGPATVLLTAGTDGDAVYTARVTPNPNASGDVTLQIPAGVVEDLAENVNIASDLTAPIPIDTNALTVELKDVPDTVQLGDFSVMIVFSSDVDGFVLGDIEITGDAVVQDSTLLGTGSMYSLTVTPDENTDGDVIITVPAGVAQDATGKSNAASAPQAVAVAPSWMPDPSLRDAFRAQLNLSAGVDFTQQQVRTVTTLESEMVGISDITGVEQATTLTTLVIPGNRITDITPLRRLTRLTTLSLAGNAITNITPLAGLTGLTSLNLSGNGLTSIAALEDLTNLTTLDLSNNALTDISLLENFTELTALNLSGNRITDISPLTALTNLTTLSLNDNPIANFTPIAGLTALTTLELGGTGLRSLDAISGLTGLTVLNLRDNGLTDMTLLANLTGLTTLNLSGNTVGDLTGLTGLTGLTVLNLNDNAVIDIAPLASLTRLTTLALADNAIDTVSSLTSLTLLTSLNLTDNGITDVSPIAGLANLGTLRLMGNPILNTAPLYPLTQRVPPVDIDIEVSQYPPWDVNADGTVDAADSALVTAALGQTGDAIENPRTDVNGDGRVNNADLTLVTANLDVGVAGAPAAENLLSRLDAKTLGTLDRETLETYLHQLRLESDGSLKYRNAIAMLESLLAALRPTETRLLANYPNPFNPETWLPYALAADSSVEIFIYDARGVLVRHLELGHQPAGYYVAKSRAAYWDGRNTHGESVSSGVYFYQLRAGDVSLLRKMVILK, from the coding sequence ATGACACCCAATGAGGACGTTCAGGGAAACCTCTTCATCGAAGTCAATGCGGAAACTGTCCGGGATTTCGCCCTTAATCTGAACCCCGAGTCGGTGGCAACGACGCAACCCGTGCGGATTGACACCATCGCACCCACAGTCGAGATTACCGACCTACCGACCGGTGTTAAGGGGGAACCCTTTGATGTCACAATCACCTTTGCCGAAGCCGTCAACGGATTCACAACCGAAGCCATTGCACTCATGGGACCCGCAACCGTCCTCCTCACGGCTGGCACGGATGGCGATGCCGTCTATACGGCGCGAGTCACACCGAACCCCAACGCCAGCGGAGATGTAACCCTACAGATTCCCGCAGGGGTCGTCGAGGACCTGGCGGAGAATGTCAACATCGCTTCTGACCTAACAGCTCCGATTCCAATTGACACCAACGCACTGACGGTCGAACTTAAAGATGTCCCGGATACCGTTCAACTTGGTGACTTTTCTGTGATGATCGTCTTCTCAAGCGACGTGGATGGCTTTGTCCTCGGTGATATTGAGATTACGGGCGATGCGGTTGTGCAAGATTCGACCTTACTCGGCACGGGGAGCATGTATTCTTTGACAGTCACGCCGGATGAAAATACCGATGGCGATGTGATTATTACCGTGCCGGCGGGTGTCGCCCAAGATGCTACCGGGAAGTCAAACGCTGCTTCGGCACCACAGGCGGTCGCTGTCGCACCGAGCTGGATGCCCGACCCAAGCCTCAGGGATGCTTTCCGAGCACAACTGAATCTCAGTGCCGGTGTAGACTTTACGCAACAGCAGGTGAGAACTGTCACCACGCTTGAATCTGAGATGGTTGGCATTTCTGACATCACAGGTGTCGAACAGGCAACGACCCTCACGACGTTGGTGATTCCGGGGAATAGGATTACGGATATTACACCCTTGCGACGCCTGACGAGACTCACGACCCTGAGCCTCGCTGGCAACGCAATCACAAACATCACACCCTTGGCGGGATTGACGGGGTTGACATCCTTGAATCTCAGCGGGAACGGTCTGACGAGTATCGCTGCGCTTGAAGATTTGACGAACCTGACGACGTTGGACCTCAGCAACAATGCCCTCACGGACATCTCTCTGCTTGAGAACTTCACTGAACTGACGGCGTTGAATCTATCGGGGAACCGCATCACCGATATTTCTCCGCTGACGGCACTGACGAACCTGACGACGCTGAGTCTGAACGATAACCCGATTGCTAATTTCACACCGATCGCAGGCTTAACCGCGCTCACGACACTCGAACTCGGTGGGACGGGATTGCGCAGTTTGGACGCAATCTCTGGGTTGACGGGACTGACGGTGCTGAATCTGCGGGATAACGGGCTTACCGATATGACGCTACTGGCGAATTTAACGGGGCTGACGACGCTGAATCTCAGTGGGAATACCGTTGGCGACCTGACGGGTCTCACCGGGTTGACAGGGTTGACGGTGCTAAACCTCAATGACAATGCCGTTATTGACATCGCGCCGTTGGCAAGTTTGACGCGTTTGACGACTTTAGCACTCGCCGATAATGCGATTGATACGGTTTCATCTCTCACGAGTTTAACGTTGCTCACGTCCTTGAATCTGACGGATAACGGTATTACAGATGTCAGTCCAATCGCCGGTTTAGCGAACCTTGGAACGTTACGGCTCATGGGGAACCCGATCCTCAACACGGCACCCTTGTACCCCTTGACGCAGCGTGTGCCACCCGTGGATATTGATATTGAAGTCTCTCAGTATCCACCTTGGGATGTCAACGCCGACGGCACGGTGGATGCCGCCGATTCGGCACTCGTGACAGCGGCGTTGGGGCAGACGGGTGATGCTATTGAGAACCCACGCACCGATGTTAACGGGGACGGAAGGGTGAATAACGCGGACCTTACGCTTGTGACTGCCAACCTTGATGTTGGTGTCGCGGGCGCACCGGCTGCAGAGAACCTCTTATCACGGCTTGATGCGAAAACCCTCGGCACGTTGGATCGCGAGACGTTAGAAACGTACCTCCATCAACTCCGACTTGAGAGCGACGGTTCGTTGAAATACAGAAATGCGATTGCGATGCTGGAAAGTTTGTTAGCAGCACTCCGTCCAACGGAGACGCGGCTGTTGGCGAACTATCCGAACCCGTTCAACCCTGAGACGTGGCTGCCTTACGCGTTAGCCGCCGACAGCAGTGTTGAAATCTTCATCTACGATGCGCGCGGTGTGTTGGTACGGCATCTGGAACTTGGACATCAACCGGCTGGCTATTACGTTGCGAAGTCGCGTGCAGCGTATTGGGACGGCAGAAATACGCACGGTGAAAGCGTATCGAGCGGTGTCTATTTCTATCAACTCCGTGCGGGAGATGTGTCCCTACTGCGCAAAATGGTGATTTTGAAGTAG
- a CDS encoding lamin tail domain-containing protein: MFPHKPISVLTLLTVTLVLCLCSQWSAMAQFSEQRLIPLVVQASADSNSDNKYAPATSDVSRRENPVGIDIGPLYLIENADTVNLPAHDFAVYGRAPRGYPTTTTTNPDPDTYDGAGSAEAGILVHVPYEHIRHSMLQEPNSTRMPDLETFFDFGGTLELVTAEDSSLAMRDIVISEIMWAVDRGIDNSPDGGGIMVPNPNYDRSLPVDQNTNPETITIRVPQLQNQEVQWIELYNTTNAAITETLYFLFTPFVSHPTRDTVTFGGTTYKVLDSIDTLFAGLWKLPGKSGDRPNTAFVSAYRAIDYNTVEDGDLDRAAQLAGIPFGANPNSWQATPANGRRNTDIKIIAGNAVIELLSISTPGAKHVTGIHVGRLQQSAVNSDIIVINEVRNDTSNANIDWVELKNVSSGMQQLKDWELSIVTAAGTDTDLVDLPEYEIDSGEILLLVNEDPWVTPLAAGANAANMDEQQRAGAMAYVVDSRLNLPNTGKFMLLLRNNPNKNGKDENIQDYAGNGFFEDFSANVSTQFWPRVGQYKSAASSIAAFGDNTFASRDQAWQRKRYQANDGHHKDAWEAVGPKGGLGYDPNADLSTSPGTPGYERAALKSATDRLVDGEISISEIMYDRGLNGSTPQWIEIYNSSLTEAVNLNGWELQIRNLHDAEGRYIDGTIKFKDITVLPNQTVLVVARNATTNLPDGRVYNIYVNHRRDLNMSRLDLLLNPMGFYLKLTDKGNPNLQGDDMVIDEVGNIAARGARTVEWALPETGGEQRRSIVRLYGIAFRPEENGFDGEPDPPEDGLMAEAWILFSKDGPSPNYYGARDDLANPGYRKGGPVPVELASFRPVRTENGAVLIKWRTESELNNAGFNILRSENRDKDFQVINIKGIIPGNGTSSEEHLYSYTDTTAKLNVVYYYRIEDVSFDGTRRMLATVRLKGEVSAADKLTTRWGDLKARD, from the coding sequence ATGTTTCCACACAAACCTATATCCGTTTTAACCCTCTTAACCGTTACACTCGTCTTATGCCTCTGTTCACAGTGGTCCGCGATGGCACAGTTTTCAGAACAGAGGCTTATACCCCTTGTTGTTCAGGCATCTGCAGATAGCAATTCGGACAATAAGTACGCTCCTGCGACTTCCGACGTTTCCCGCAGAGAGAATCCTGTTGGGATCGACATCGGTCCTTTGTACCTCATCGAAAACGCAGATACAGTAAACCTGCCTGCACACGACTTTGCCGTCTACGGACGGGCACCGAGAGGATACCCTACGACTACGACTACCAATCCCGACCCTGATACTTATGACGGTGCAGGCTCTGCCGAGGCGGGCATCTTAGTCCACGTCCCTTATGAACATATCCGGCACTCAATGTTACAAGAGCCGAATTCAACGCGGATGCCCGACTTAGAGACGTTCTTCGATTTCGGAGGCACCCTTGAACTCGTCACAGCAGAGGACAGCTCCCTCGCCATGCGCGATATCGTCATCAGTGAGATTATGTGGGCAGTGGATAGAGGGATTGACAATTCACCAGACGGCGGGGGAATAATGGTTCCAAATCCAAATTACGATCGTTCCCTTCCCGTAGATCAGAATACGAATCCAGAAACGATAACCATAAGGGTTCCACAACTCCAGAACCAAGAGGTGCAGTGGATTGAACTCTACAACACCACGAATGCAGCCATTACAGAGACACTCTATTTCTTGTTCACCCCATTTGTGAGCCATCCCACCCGAGACACCGTAACCTTTGGCGGAACGACCTACAAAGTCCTTGATTCCATAGATACCCTCTTCGCGGGACTCTGGAAACTGCCGGGGAAAAGCGGCGATAGACCGAACACGGCGTTCGTCTCTGCTTATCGGGCTATCGACTACAATACCGTCGAGGATGGCGACCTGGACAGGGCAGCACAATTGGCGGGGATTCCGTTTGGTGCCAATCCGAACAGTTGGCAAGCGACCCCGGCGAACGGACGCAGAAATACAGACATAAAAATCATCGCTGGCAATGCTGTCATTGAACTCCTCTCTATCAGCACACCCGGTGCGAAACACGTCACGGGTATCCACGTCGGACGACTGCAGCAATCTGCTGTCAATTCTGACATCATTGTTATCAACGAAGTCCGCAATGATACCTCAAATGCCAACATCGACTGGGTGGAGTTAAAAAACGTCAGTTCCGGTATGCAGCAGCTGAAAGACTGGGAACTCAGTATTGTGACCGCAGCCGGCACGGACACCGATCTCGTGGATCTTCCCGAATACGAGATAGATTCCGGCGAGATTCTCCTGCTGGTGAACGAAGACCCGTGGGTGACACCCCTCGCTGCAGGGGCGAATGCCGCGAATATGGATGAACAGCAGAGAGCGGGCGCGATGGCTTATGTTGTCGATTCACGTTTGAACCTGCCAAATACGGGGAAGTTCATGCTCCTGCTGCGGAATAACCCGAACAAAAACGGCAAGGATGAAAATATTCAGGATTACGCCGGCAACGGGTTCTTTGAAGATTTTTCTGCCAATGTGAGCACACAGTTCTGGCCCCGTGTCGGACAGTATAAATCCGCTGCCAGCAGCATCGCCGCTTTCGGAGACAACACCTTCGCCTCACGCGACCAAGCGTGGCAGCGGAAACGCTATCAGGCAAACGATGGACACCACAAAGATGCTTGGGAAGCCGTCGGACCCAAAGGCGGTCTCGGCTACGACCCGAATGCCGATCTCTCCACCTCTCCCGGCACCCCCGGCTACGAGAGAGCCGCACTCAAATCTGCGACGGATAGACTCGTTGATGGTGAAATCAGCATCAGCGAGATTATGTATGACCGGGGTCTCAACGGCAGCACGCCACAGTGGATTGAAATCTACAACTCTTCGCTGACCGAAGCCGTGAATCTCAACGGCTGGGAACTCCAAATCCGCAATCTCCACGACGCTGAAGGTCGCTATATTGACGGCACAATCAAGTTTAAAGATATAACCGTCCTCCCAAATCAGACGGTCCTCGTTGTCGCCAGAAACGCGACGACGAATCTTCCAGACGGTCGCGTCTATAATATTTATGTCAACCACCGTCGCGATCTGAACATGAGCCGTTTAGATCTGCTCCTGAATCCGATGGGTTTCTATCTAAAGTTGACGGACAAAGGCAATCCGAACCTCCAAGGCGACGATATGGTGATTGATGAGGTCGGAAACATCGCAGCTCGCGGTGCCCGCACGGTAGAATGGGCATTGCCCGAAACGGGTGGCGAGCAGCGCCGATCCATCGTCCGGTTATACGGGATAGCCTTTAGACCCGAAGAAAACGGGTTTGACGGTGAACCCGATCCCCCCGAAGATGGACTGATGGCGGAAGCCTGGATACTCTTTTCAAAAGACGGTCCGAGTCCGAACTACTACGGGGCGCGCGATGACTTAGCGAATCCCGGGTATCGGAAAGGCGGTCCCGTGCCTGTTGAATTAGCAAGCTTCCGACCGGTGCGGACGGAGAATGGTGCCGTCCTCATCAAGTGGCGCACGGAATCTGAGTTGAACAACGC